The following proteins come from a genomic window of Lolium rigidum isolate FL_2022 chromosome 5, APGP_CSIRO_Lrig_0.1, whole genome shotgun sequence:
- the LOC124658375 gene encoding uncharacterized protein LOC124658375, which produces MATATPALHTHPSISNKQATLFLTDRMASAPVEFLGGAQGGLGGEALYCAVILWLSAMSWIIFTCVGSDDGGHRRRGRRGSRDTKVFVGAERLCDGTGPRCSGGYGLCGSCVD; this is translated from the coding sequence ATGGCAACGGCGACACCAGCACTCCACACTCACCCATCCATCAGCAACAAGCAAGCAACACTCTTTCTAACCGACCGGATGGCTTCGGCGCCGGTGGAGTTCCTGGGCGGCGCGCAGGGCGGGCTGGGCGGGGAGGCGCTCTACTGCGCCGTCATCCTCTGGCTGTCAGCCATGtcctggatcatcttcacctgcgtcggcagcgacgacggcggCCACAGGCGGAGGGGCCGCCGCGGCAGCCGCGACACCAAGGTCTTCGTCGGCGCCGAGCGCCTCTGCGACGGCACCGGCCCGCGCTGCAGCGGCGGCTACGGCCTCTGTGGCTCCTGCGTCGACTAG